In Corynebacterium ulcerans, one genomic interval encodes:
- the cobA gene encoding uroporphyrinogen-III C-methyltransferase: MTSQQNQWQAPVALIGGGPGAWDLITVRGMRRLQTADVILADHLGPASELDKLCDVTTKEIIDVSKLPYGRQVAQSKINELLIHHAQLGKRVARLKGGDPYIFGRGFEELQACAEQGISCEVIPGVTSAVSVPALAGIPITQRGLVHSFTVVSGHVPPQHPESLNNWSALAQTQGTLSVIMGVKNAPAIADALIEGGRPASTPVVIIQEGATEQQRSYKCTLGTLANTMRTQEIKPPAVYVIGEVAGLDAQPAHT, translated from the coding sequence ATGACTTCCCAGCAGAATCAATGGCAGGCCCCAGTCGCACTCATCGGAGGTGGCCCAGGAGCATGGGACCTGATTACTGTCAGGGGGATGCGTCGACTACAAACAGCGGACGTAATTTTGGCGGATCACTTAGGACCGGCATCGGAGCTGGATAAGCTTTGCGACGTCACCACGAAAGAAATCATCGACGTATCTAAGCTCCCATACGGTAGGCAAGTAGCCCAGTCGAAAATCAACGAGCTACTTATCCATCACGCACAGTTAGGAAAAAGAGTCGCTCGACTTAAAGGCGGCGACCCGTACATCTTTGGCCGAGGCTTTGAAGAATTGCAGGCTTGTGCAGAACAAGGGATTTCCTGTGAAGTCATTCCCGGAGTAACAAGCGCCGTTTCCGTACCAGCGCTTGCCGGTATCCCCATCACCCAGCGAGGGCTTGTACACAGCTTTACCGTGGTCTCCGGACACGTGCCACCGCAACACCCGGAGTCCCTTAACAATTGGAGTGCGCTAGCACAAACGCAAGGCACCCTGAGCGTGATTATGGGAGTGAAAAACGCACCCGCCATTGCCGATGCGCTTATCGAGGGAGGCCGGCCAGCTTCAACCCCAGTGGTGATAATCCAAGAAGGAGCGACGGAACAACAGCGCTCCTATAAATGCACGCTGGGAACTCTGGCTAACACCATGCGCACGCAGGAGATTAAGCCACCCGCCGTATACGTCATCGGAGAAGTCGCTGGATTAGACGCACAACCAGCACATACGTAA